In the genome of Paenibacillus pabuli, one region contains:
- a CDS encoding PAS domain S-box protein yields the protein MSNPIAENRSLFEQLYTHAPIGIAVASHVNGRWLQLNPAFCEMLGCSEDELIDSPLVHMIYEEDLKMEEFRSKFWDMTNGLSLMYETELRLKRKGNSLLWATIRACIVRDEGSGEPLYLLVQAADISKQKDAESRLIVQRKQLEESSRISRLLAESSLDLIAIHHANPERTFKYVSPASKSMLGYDPEEVVGQSGLFCIHPNDVPLVEAYVAGQIQGLAPDRINYRLQHKDGSVVWADTITQYVYDQNGNLQEMIAVTRDITASKQQQLVLQEYQSLFDCNPLGVASLDMEGNLLKVNAGQEQLTGHTKEELLSSSFDHLIDPVDLDKTRYHFEETVKGTAQSYEVGLIHKNGQRIETSVINVPILLEDRVVGVYGITSDITESKRYVEEIENLSYERALILNAMSEGVIGLDQNGNLIFANPIATEMMDFCPSEMNGKPLEEIMLQMQSEGIPYPSNGTPIVQAVREGRSLPRSESVFWKQDGSSFLAEFQLKPILEQGHNRGAVLVFRDMTSVKDIIRAKEVAEHADRAKSEFLAIMSHELRTPLNGIMGMAHLLKETALDEEQNGFADIIIDSGQSLLHILNEILDFSKIEAGKMDLERQPVDIKSVLGGVMELFALKASEKNIELYCKMSDQIPERVRGDETRIRQILINLVGNAVKFTEKGSIQIQVNVKPAELDDENHLLLFVSVKDTGIGIPFNKQHQLFQSFSQLDPAINRKYGGTGLGLAISKKLVELMGGAIGVKSETGEGSDFYFTLLLERWQDESMDGIEGVADNDLKLDRTSLAAGIKILIAEDQSLNSHLLEEMLRKLGGVCDIVENGAEAVKALERETYDLLFMDIQMPVMDGIEATCRIRQTHPEIPVIAAITAFAGANDREACLKCGMQDFISKPFSSTEISRVLNTWVPYIRSQRER from the coding sequence GTGTCGAATCCAATTGCAGAGAATCGCTCTCTGTTCGAACAGTTATACACACATGCACCGATCGGCATTGCTGTTGCCTCGCATGTGAACGGACGTTGGCTCCAGCTTAATCCGGCATTTTGTGAAATGCTGGGATGCAGTGAAGATGAATTGATTGACTCCCCGCTTGTCCATATGATTTATGAAGAAGACCTGAAAATGGAGGAGTTTAGATCCAAGTTCTGGGATATGACCAATGGATTAAGTCTAATGTACGAAACCGAATTACGGCTTAAGCGTAAGGGTAATTCTCTTCTGTGGGCGACGATACGAGCCTGCATCGTCCGAGATGAAGGTAGCGGGGAACCGCTTTATTTGCTTGTGCAGGCAGCGGATATTTCGAAGCAGAAGGACGCAGAGAGTCGACTGATTGTGCAACGTAAACAGTTGGAGGAGAGTAGTCGAATCTCAAGATTACTAGCTGAATCATCACTTGATCTGATTGCCATACACCATGCCAATCCGGAGCGAACGTTCAAATATGTATCTCCAGCCAGCAAAAGCATGTTGGGGTATGATCCAGAAGAAGTTGTCGGTCAATCCGGCTTGTTCTGTATTCACCCCAACGATGTGCCTTTGGTTGAAGCTTACGTGGCTGGTCAGATTCAGGGCCTTGCTCCTGATCGAATTAACTATCGGCTCCAGCATAAGGATGGATCTGTTGTTTGGGCAGATACCATTACCCAATATGTATATGATCAGAATGGCAATCTGCAAGAGATGATCGCAGTGACCCGTGATATTACAGCTAGCAAGCAGCAACAATTAGTTCTTCAGGAATATCAATCATTATTTGACTGCAATCCACTCGGAGTTGCTTCATTGGATATGGAAGGAAACTTGCTGAAAGTTAATGCAGGTCAGGAGCAATTGACAGGGCATACCAAGGAAGAACTTCTTAGTTCATCATTTGATCATCTCATTGACCCGGTAGACCTAGATAAGACGAGGTATCATTTTGAAGAGACCGTAAAAGGAACCGCGCAGAGCTATGAAGTAGGACTGATTCACAAAAACGGACAGCGTATTGAAACAAGTGTGATTAATGTTCCGATTTTGCTTGAGGATCGCGTAGTTGGCGTCTATGGAATAACCAGTGATATTACGGAGTCCAAAAGGTATGTAGAGGAAATTGAAAATCTCAGTTACGAAAGAGCATTGATTCTCAATGCCATGTCTGAGGGAGTCATTGGCCTGGATCAGAATGGAAACCTGATATTTGCCAACCCGATTGCAACCGAGATGATGGATTTCTGTCCGTCTGAGATGAACGGCAAGCCGCTTGAAGAGATTATGCTGCAAATGCAAAGTGAGGGTATCCCTTATCCTTCCAATGGCACTCCGATTGTGCAAGCTGTGCGTGAAGGGCGAAGCCTGCCGCGATCTGAGTCTGTATTTTGGAAGCAGGATGGCTCCAGCTTTTTGGCAGAGTTCCAACTGAAACCGATTTTGGAACAGGGTCACAATCGCGGGGCTGTACTTGTTTTTCGTGATATGACATCGGTGAAGGACATCATTCGAGCCAAGGAAGTGGCAGAACATGCAGATCGGGCCAAGTCCGAGTTCCTGGCGATTATGAGTCATGAGCTTCGTACACCTCTAAATGGAATCATGGGCATGGCTCATCTGTTAAAAGAAACAGCGCTGGATGAGGAGCAGAACGGCTTCGCTGATATCATTATCGACAGTGGTCAATCACTGTTGCATATTCTGAATGAGATCTTGGATTTCAGTAAAATTGAAGCAGGCAAAATGGATCTCGAACGCCAGCCAGTGGATATCAAATCTGTTCTGGGCGGGGTCATGGAACTATTTGCACTTAAAGCTTCCGAAAAAAATATTGAACTATACTGTAAAATGTCAGATCAGATTCCCGAACGTGTAAGAGGCGATGAAACAAGGATTCGTCAGATTCTGATTAATCTGGTTGGGAATGCTGTCAAATTCACGGAGAAGGGAAGCATCCAGATTCAGGTGAACGTTAAGCCAGCGGAATTGGATGATGAGAATCACCTTCTGTTGTTCGTGTCAGTCAAAGATACTGGGATTGGCATTCCATTTAACAAGCAGCATCAACTGTTCCAGTCTTTCTCACAGCTCGATCCAGCTATCAATCGAAAATATGGAGGTACAGGTCTGGGACTGGCCATCAGTAAGAAGCTGGTGGAACTGATGGGTGGTGCCATTGGTGTAAAGAGTGAGACAGGTGAGGGATCGGATTTTTACTTCACCCTGTTACTTGAACGGTGGCAAGATGAGTCCATGGATGGGATTGAAGGGGTGGCTGATAACGACCTGAAGCTGGATCGGACAAGTCTGGCAGCGGGGATCAAAATTCTTATAGCTGAGGATCAGTCGTTGAACAGTCATTTGCTGGAGGAGATGCTTCGTAAGCTCGGCGGTGTATGTGATATCGTGGAGAACGGTGCGGAAGCGGTGAAGGCATTGGAAAGGGAAACATATGACCTTCTCTTTATGGATATCCAAATGCCTGTGATGGATGGGATTGAAGCGACATGCAGAATTAGGCAAACTCACCCTGAAATTCCGGTCATTGCTGCGATCACGGCATTTGCAGGAGCGAACGATCGAGAAGCCTGTCTGAAATGCGGCATGCAGGACTTCATCAGCAAGCCGTTCAGCTCTACGGAAATAAGTCGTGTGCTAAACACATGGGTTCCGTACATTCGATCCCAGCGCGAACGCTGA